The following are encoded together in the Actinoplanes sp. N902-109 genome:
- a CDS encoding HIT domain-containing protein — protein MAYVAQEDRPQGCPFCLAPGLPEDRGLIVARGEQVYAILNLYPYNPGHLLVCPYRHVADYTELTPAETVEVAEFTQRAMRVIRRVSSPHGFNLGMNQGAVAGAGIAEHLHQHVVPRWGGDGNFMPVVGQTKVLPQLLSDTKDLLIKAWG, from the coding sequence ATGGCATACGTCGCGCAGGAGGACCGGCCGCAGGGCTGCCCGTTCTGCCTGGCGCCGGGGCTGCCCGAGGACCGGGGCCTGATCGTGGCCCGGGGTGAGCAGGTCTACGCGATCCTCAACCTGTACCCGTACAACCCGGGCCATCTGTTGGTCTGCCCCTACCGGCACGTTGCCGACTACACCGAGCTGACGCCGGCCGAGACCGTCGAGGTGGCCGAGTTCACCCAGCGTGCGATGCGGGTGATCCGGCGGGTCAGCAGCCCGCACGGGTTCAACCTGGGGATGAACCAGGGCGCGGTGGCCGGCGCCGGCATCGCCGAGCACCTGCATCAGCACGTGGTGCCGCGGTGGGGCGGCGACGGCAACTTCATGCCGGTGGTGGGGCAGACCAAGGTGTTGCCGCAGCTGCTCAGCGACACCAAGGACCTGCTGATCAAGGCCTGGGGCTAG
- a CDS encoding SigE family RNA polymerase sigma factor produces the protein MEFEEFAAARSPALLRYAMLLSGDREQARDLVQEVLTRALVKWPRITRADDPYAYVRRMVTNEYLSWRRRRRVPTVPLADGFDPAGTERPGHDDSLWNLLGGLPRQQRAVLVLRYYEGLGDDEIADVLACRPGTVRGYASRALATLRIEIVQHSEALP, from the coding sequence ATGGAGTTCGAGGAGTTCGCCGCGGCGCGGTCACCGGCGCTGCTGCGCTACGCGATGCTGCTGAGCGGTGATCGCGAGCAGGCCCGGGACCTCGTGCAGGAGGTGCTGACCCGGGCCTTGGTGAAGTGGCCGCGGATCACCCGGGCCGACGATCCGTACGCCTACGTGCGGCGGATGGTGACCAACGAGTACCTGTCGTGGCGGCGCCGGCGGCGAGTGCCGACCGTACCGCTGGCCGACGGCTTCGACCCGGCCGGGACCGAACGCCCCGGCCACGACGACAGCCTGTGGAACCTGCTGGGCGGTCTGCCACGGCAGCAGCGCGCGGTGCTGGTGCTGCGCTACTACGAGGGCCTGGGCGACGACGAGATCGCCGATGTCCTGGCCTGCCGTCCGGGGACGGTCCGCGGCTACGCCAGCCGGGCCCTGGCCACCCTGCGCATCGAGATCGTCCAGCACTCGGAGGCCCTGCCGTGA